One Chryseobacterium indoltheticum DNA segment encodes these proteins:
- a CDS encoding mercuric reductase: MVKWLKKQKMIQYDYIIIGSGQAGTPLAFSLAKSGRVAIIEKGQLGGNCVNNGCIPTKTYIASARKMWDISHAEDYGVDIPQSGKANMRKIKERKEAIIGVDRNGIEKGFQDDKNITLYRGEAHFVNDYEIAVNGETLTAKNIFINVGSRPRVPEMYQHTPYFTNENILQTTELPEHLIIIGGSFIGVEFAQMFKRFGSKVTIVERGPRLIKVEDEDISQAVADILKSDGIDIILNADDIQTLQNKDSSITVNATKDKSVSVTGSHILLAIGRMPNTDTLQLQNTNIKVNERGFVEVDDYGQTNVAGIFAMGDCNGKGAFTHTSYHDYQVVQSFLSGSKTRKISDRITTYGLFTDPPLGRVGMTKKEALQKGYKILLAHRPMTKINRAKAKGETKGFMQAIIDADTQLFLGACVLGVGGDEIISALTNLMYAKQPYTVLRDAVHIHPTVSELLPTALEDLTPLN, encoded by the coding sequence GTGGTAAAGTGGTTAAAAAAACAAAAAATGATTCAATACGATTACATTATAATAGGTTCCGGTCAGGCCGGTACACCGTTGGCTTTCAGTCTTGCCAAAAGCGGACGTGTTGCCATTATTGAGAAAGGTCAATTGGGCGGAAATTGTGTCAACAACGGCTGTATTCCCACAAAGACGTATATAGCAAGTGCCCGCAAAATGTGGGATATCTCACACGCCGAAGATTACGGGGTGGACATTCCGCAGTCCGGAAAGGCGAATATGCGAAAAATAAAAGAACGCAAAGAAGCCATTATCGGAGTAGACCGCAACGGCATAGAAAAAGGGTTTCAGGACGATAAAAACATCACGCTTTACAGAGGTGAAGCACATTTTGTAAACGATTACGAAATAGCTGTAAACGGCGAAACATTAACCGCCAAAAATATTTTTATCAATGTAGGCAGCCGACCGCGTGTACCGGAAATGTATCAGCATACGCCTTATTTCACCAATGAAAATATTTTGCAAACCACCGAATTGCCCGAGCACTTGATCATTATCGGTGGCAGCTTTATCGGTGTTGAATTTGCACAAATGTTTAAACGCTTTGGTAGTAAAGTAACCATTGTAGAGCGTGGACCCCGATTGATAAAAGTTGAAGATGAAGACATCAGTCAGGCGGTTGCTGATATTTTAAAATCAGACGGCATCGATATTATTCTTAACGCTGATGACATACAAACTTTGCAGAATAAGGACAGCTCTATTACCGTCAATGCCACCAAAGACAAATCGGTTTCGGTAACAGGGTCACATATTTTACTTGCCATTGGCCGTATGCCCAATACCGATACTTTGCAGTTGCAAAACACCAATATAAAAGTAAATGAAAGAGGCTTTGTTGAGGTAGATGATTATGGTCAAACCAATGTAGCAGGCATTTTCGCTATGGGCGATTGCAATGGAAAAGGCGCTTTTACACATACCTCTTACCACGATTATCAAGTGGTACAAAGTTTTTTATCCGGATCAAAAACAAGAAAAATCAGCGACAGAATTACCACTTATGGTTTGTTTACCGATCCGCCATTGGGCAGAGTTGGAATGACAAAAAAAGAAGCTTTACAAAAAGGATACAAGATTTTGTTGGCGCACCGACCAATGACCAAAATAAACAGGGCTAAGGCAAAAGGAGAAACAAAAGGATTTATGCAGGCGATTATAGATGCCGACACTCAACTCTTTTTAGGTGCTTGCGTACTGGGCGTTGGCGGTGATGAAATTATCAGCGCCCTCACCAACTTAATGTATGCCAAACAGCCTTACACCGTTTTGCGGGATGCCGTACACATTCATCCTACAGTAAGCGAATTGCTGCC